From the Sebastes fasciatus isolate fSebFas1 chromosome 3, fSebFas1.pri, whole genome shotgun sequence genome, one window contains:
- the LOC141765037 gene encoding uncharacterized protein LOC141765037 isoform X4, translated as MSSSLPRHVVWESEGLVAYLHPRPWTPGSVTLERSTSGSLGGSIFHLEKQEYLTWLLGARAVAELLCDRLGVRRCALVSRPHGDRPAQIRVLPLHGLDAEWRPHLAGEEEHNAHDPGYCTSKTAPRWNDSSLTEIQTKIRAKLSLPDAPPDLTFLGDDLAHPGLFSRIVRGEEQQWRVWEDEGHVAFLTPFPNSPGFTVLVPRRPLTSDIFRLEKEDYEGLVLATWKVSRLLGEGLGAWGMGLIFEGFEIDYAHAKLIPLFVPSSSSSSSGTGDDGTKPPPPPQFYPTYPGYVTSEDGPVASLESLKELHIKITQI; from the exons ATGTCCTCCAGTCTTCCCCGTCACGTCGTCTGGGAGTCAGAAGGTCTGGTGGCCTACCTCCACCCTCGGCCCTGGACCCCGGGCTCCGTTACCCTGGAGCGCAGCACATCCGGCAGCCTGGGAGGCAGCATCTTCCACCTGGAGAAGCAGGAGTACTTAACCTGGCTGTTGGGGGCGAGAGCCGTCgcagagctgctgtgtgacCGGTTGGGTGTTCGGAGGTGTGCGCTGGTCAGCAGACCTCACGGAGACAGACCTGCCCAG ATCCGTGTCCTCCCTCTACATGGTCTAGATGCAGAGTGGCGCCCGCACCTGGCAGGAGAAGAGGAGCACAACGCCCACGACCCGGGGTACTGTACCTCAAAGACCGCTCCCCGATGGAATGACTCCAGCCTGACTGAAATCCAAACCAAGATTCGAGCAAAGCTTTCATTACCTGACGCCCCACCCGATCTGACTTTCCTGGGGGACGATCTGGCTCATCCTGGCCTGTTTTCACGCATCGTTCGTGGGGAGGAGCAGCAGTGGCGGGTGTGGGAGGACGAAGGTCATGTGGCCTTTCTCACTCCTTTCCCTAACTCACCTGGCTTTACTGTACTGGTCCCACgccgacctttgacctctgataTATTCAGACTAGAAAAAGAGGACTATGAGGGACTGGTGCTGGCAACCTGGAAGGTGTCGAGGCTTCTTGGGGAAGGACTGGGTGCCTGGGGGATGGGGCTTATTTTTGAGGGCTTTGAGATTGACTACGCTCACGCCAAGTTGATACCACTGTTTGTACCgtcgtcgtcatcatcatcatcagggaCAGGGGATGACGGCACtaaaccaccaccacctccccaGTTTTACCCCACTTATCCTGGATACGTGACATCAGAAGATGGTCCTGTAGCCAGCCTGGAAAGTCTGAAGGAACTACACATTAAAATTACTCAGATTTAA
- the LOC141765037 gene encoding uncharacterized protein LOC141765037 isoform X1 — protein MGYSSRRPPGTSTGHFIRMSSSLPRHVVWESEGLVAYLHPRPWTPGSVTLERSTSGSLGGSIFHLEKQEYLTWLLGARAVAELLCDRLGVRRCALVSRPHGDRPAQIRVLPLHGLDAEWRPHLAGEEEHNAHDPGYCTSKTAPRWNDSSLTEIQTKIRAKLSLPDAPPDLTFLGDDLAHPGLFSRIVRGEEQQWRVWEDEGHVAFLTPFPNSPGFTVLVPRRPLTSDIFRLEKEDYEGLVLATWKVSRLLGEGLGAWGMGLIFEGFEIDYAHAKLIPLFVPSSSSSSSGTGDDGTKPPPPPQFYPTYPGYVTSEDGPVASLESLKELHIKITQI, from the exons AATGTCCTCCAGTCTTCCCCGTCACGTCGTCTGGGAGTCAGAAGGTCTGGTGGCCTACCTCCACCCTCGGCCCTGGACCCCGGGCTCCGTTACCCTGGAGCGCAGCACATCCGGCAGCCTGGGAGGCAGCATCTTCCACCTGGAGAAGCAGGAGTACTTAACCTGGCTGTTGGGGGCGAGAGCCGTCgcagagctgctgtgtgacCGGTTGGGTGTTCGGAGGTGTGCGCTGGTCAGCAGACCTCACGGAGACAGACCTGCCCAG ATCCGTGTCCTCCCTCTACATGGTCTAGATGCAGAGTGGCGCCCGCACCTGGCAGGAGAAGAGGAGCACAACGCCCACGACCCGGGGTACTGTACCTCAAAGACCGCTCCCCGATGGAATGACTCCAGCCTGACTGAAATCCAAACCAAGATTCGAGCAAAGCTTTCATTACCTGACGCCCCACCCGATCTGACTTTCCTGGGGGACGATCTGGCTCATCCTGGCCTGTTTTCACGCATCGTTCGTGGGGAGGAGCAGCAGTGGCGGGTGTGGGAGGACGAAGGTCATGTGGCCTTTCTCACTCCTTTCCCTAACTCACCTGGCTTTACTGTACTGGTCCCACgccgacctttgacctctgataTATTCAGACTAGAAAAAGAGGACTATGAGGGACTGGTGCTGGCAACCTGGAAGGTGTCGAGGCTTCTTGGGGAAGGACTGGGTGCCTGGGGGATGGGGCTTATTTTTGAGGGCTTTGAGATTGACTACGCTCACGCCAAGTTGATACCACTGTTTGTACCgtcgtcgtcatcatcatcatcagggaCAGGGGATGACGGCACtaaaccaccaccacctccccaGTTTTACCCCACTTATCCTGGATACGTGACATCAGAAGATGGTCCTGTAGCCAGCCTGGAAAGTCTGAAGGAACTACACATTAAAATTACTCAGATTTAA
- the LOC141765037 gene encoding uncharacterized protein LOC141765037 isoform X2, giving the protein MCRGRTVLSILTAVCALYYSTLHSEPRAAENRMSSSLPRHVVWESEGLVAYLHPRPWTPGSVTLERSTSGSLGGSIFHLEKQEYLTWLLGARAVAELLCDRLGVRRCALVSRPHGDRPAQIRVLPLHGLDAEWRPHLAGEEEHNAHDPGYCTSKTAPRWNDSSLTEIQTKIRAKLSLPDAPPDLTFLGDDLAHPGLFSRIVRGEEQQWRVWEDEGHVAFLTPFPNSPGFTVLVPRRPLTSDIFRLEKEDYEGLVLATWKVSRLLGEGLGAWGMGLIFEGFEIDYAHAKLIPLFVPSSSSSSSGTGDDGTKPPPPPQFYPTYPGYVTSEDGPVASLESLKELHIKITQI; this is encoded by the exons AATGTCCTCCAGTCTTCCCCGTCACGTCGTCTGGGAGTCAGAAGGTCTGGTGGCCTACCTCCACCCTCGGCCCTGGACCCCGGGCTCCGTTACCCTGGAGCGCAGCACATCCGGCAGCCTGGGAGGCAGCATCTTCCACCTGGAGAAGCAGGAGTACTTAACCTGGCTGTTGGGGGCGAGAGCCGTCgcagagctgctgtgtgacCGGTTGGGTGTTCGGAGGTGTGCGCTGGTCAGCAGACCTCACGGAGACAGACCTGCCCAG ATCCGTGTCCTCCCTCTACATGGTCTAGATGCAGAGTGGCGCCCGCACCTGGCAGGAGAAGAGGAGCACAACGCCCACGACCCGGGGTACTGTACCTCAAAGACCGCTCCCCGATGGAATGACTCCAGCCTGACTGAAATCCAAACCAAGATTCGAGCAAAGCTTTCATTACCTGACGCCCCACCCGATCTGACTTTCCTGGGGGACGATCTGGCTCATCCTGGCCTGTTTTCACGCATCGTTCGTGGGGAGGAGCAGCAGTGGCGGGTGTGGGAGGACGAAGGTCATGTGGCCTTTCTCACTCCTTTCCCTAACTCACCTGGCTTTACTGTACTGGTCCCACgccgacctttgacctctgataTATTCAGACTAGAAAAAGAGGACTATGAGGGACTGGTGCTGGCAACCTGGAAGGTGTCGAGGCTTCTTGGGGAAGGACTGGGTGCCTGGGGGATGGGGCTTATTTTTGAGGGCTTTGAGATTGACTACGCTCACGCCAAGTTGATACCACTGTTTGTACCgtcgtcgtcatcatcatcatcagggaCAGGGGATGACGGCACtaaaccaccaccacctccccaGTTTTACCCCACTTATCCTGGATACGTGACATCAGAAGATGGTCCTGTAGCCAGCCTGGAAAGTCTGAAGGAACTACACATTAAAATTACTCAGATTTAA
- the LOC141765037 gene encoding uncharacterized protein LOC141765037 isoform X3: MLFTSFFIRRMSSSLPRHVVWESEGLVAYLHPRPWTPGSVTLERSTSGSLGGSIFHLEKQEYLTWLLGARAVAELLCDRLGVRRCALVSRPHGDRPAQIRVLPLHGLDAEWRPHLAGEEEHNAHDPGYCTSKTAPRWNDSSLTEIQTKIRAKLSLPDAPPDLTFLGDDLAHPGLFSRIVRGEEQQWRVWEDEGHVAFLTPFPNSPGFTVLVPRRPLTSDIFRLEKEDYEGLVLATWKVSRLLGEGLGAWGMGLIFEGFEIDYAHAKLIPLFVPSSSSSSSGTGDDGTKPPPPPQFYPTYPGYVTSEDGPVASLESLKELHIKITQI; encoded by the exons AATGTCCTCCAGTCTTCCCCGTCACGTCGTCTGGGAGTCAGAAGGTCTGGTGGCCTACCTCCACCCTCGGCCCTGGACCCCGGGCTCCGTTACCCTGGAGCGCAGCACATCCGGCAGCCTGGGAGGCAGCATCTTCCACCTGGAGAAGCAGGAGTACTTAACCTGGCTGTTGGGGGCGAGAGCCGTCgcagagctgctgtgtgacCGGTTGGGTGTTCGGAGGTGTGCGCTGGTCAGCAGACCTCACGGAGACAGACCTGCCCAG ATCCGTGTCCTCCCTCTACATGGTCTAGATGCAGAGTGGCGCCCGCACCTGGCAGGAGAAGAGGAGCACAACGCCCACGACCCGGGGTACTGTACCTCAAAGACCGCTCCCCGATGGAATGACTCCAGCCTGACTGAAATCCAAACCAAGATTCGAGCAAAGCTTTCATTACCTGACGCCCCACCCGATCTGACTTTCCTGGGGGACGATCTGGCTCATCCTGGCCTGTTTTCACGCATCGTTCGTGGGGAGGAGCAGCAGTGGCGGGTGTGGGAGGACGAAGGTCATGTGGCCTTTCTCACTCCTTTCCCTAACTCACCTGGCTTTACTGTACTGGTCCCACgccgacctttgacctctgataTATTCAGACTAGAAAAAGAGGACTATGAGGGACTGGTGCTGGCAACCTGGAAGGTGTCGAGGCTTCTTGGGGAAGGACTGGGTGCCTGGGGGATGGGGCTTATTTTTGAGGGCTTTGAGATTGACTACGCTCACGCCAAGTTGATACCACTGTTTGTACCgtcgtcgtcatcatcatcatcagggaCAGGGGATGACGGCACtaaaccaccaccacctccccaGTTTTACCCCACTTATCCTGGATACGTGACATCAGAAGATGGTCCTGTAGCCAGCCTGGAAAGTCTGAAGGAACTACACATTAAAATTACTCAGATTTAA